In the genome of Ignavibacteria bacterium, the window TCCGAATACGACTCCACATCAATTCGTCTTTTTCATCTCGCGTTTGAGCAGCGAGAAAAGAAAAACTTATTGTAACGAGCACAAGAGCAAATAAAAAATAATAAGTTGATTTAGAGAACATAAAGATTTCCTCTGTTGATGAAATGAATAATATTGAGTGAATTATGAAAACTGGTTGAGAACTTTTTTCATTCGTGCGCCAGAAGGGAGTCGAACCCCTAACCCTCAGCTTCGTAGGCTGATGCTCTATCCAGTTGAGCTACTGGCGCAACTACATTTTTTTCTATAAAAAATCGGGTAAAAATTACAAAAGTGAATTGTGAGAAACAATTTATTTCTTCATTCTTTTCATTTTTTTTGGCTTCGGATTGTTTTATGGTATTTTTTCCAAAGTTCAACTTCAAAAATTTCCGGTTTGTTTTTCTTTTTTTCCCTATGACGCTTCGTATATTTTACCCATTCAGCGATGATATTTATATACGTAACGTTTTTTTTACTCTTTCTTCTCCTCGTTTTTTCTCTTGCTATGGTTTTTGTGGGAACAAAAATTCTCTTGCAACCCGAAAGAACACATTCCTTGTCTTTCCATCAAAAAGGAATGCCCGCATTTCCTACTGAAGTCGGATTGCCGTTCGAACACTTCACAATTACTACCAAAGATTCATTGCTCCTTCGCGGCTGGTATATTGCTTCCGACACACCACCGAAAGGAACAATACTGTATTTACACGGCATCGGCGACAATAAAGCATTAGGACTTCCGTTAGCAAAATTATTATGTGAAAACGGTTACAATGTTGCAATGTTTGACCTTCGCGCGCACGGCGAAAGCGAGGGTAAATACTGCACGTATGGCTACTACGAAAAATACGACGTGCAACTTGTGCTTGATTTTCTTTTTTCTAAAAAAGATTTTAATGTTGGAAAAATCGGAGTGTTCGGTCTTTCGATGGGAGCCGCCATTGCATTACAAACTGCAGCAATTGATCAACGCATTTCCGTAGTTGTTGCAGAAAATTCCTTTGCTTCGCTTCGCAGTATTTTTGATGATTACCAGAAACGCATCATCAAACTTCCGTTCCATTATCTTCGCAACGCAATCATTGCGCGCGCAGAATCCATAGCATTATTCGAAGCAAAATCTGTGCATCCGCTTGCATCAGTAAAAAATATCTCCGTTCCCATTCTGTACATCGTCGGAAAACAAGACACAAAAATTCATCCGCATTATTCTGAATTGTTATATGAAAATACTAATGCACCCAAAGAAATTTTTACCGTTGAAAATGCGGGACATGCAAATGTTCGTGAAGTTGCAGGTAAAAAGTATGACAATACGCTTCTCTCATTCTTTGAACGCCGTTTACGATAATTTATTCCCAAACTTCTTTCTTAATAAAAATGAAACGAATCTTTTCTCTTGTACTAATATTCTGCCCGACTCTTTTGTTTTCTCAAGAAGATTTTTCTCAACAAAATGCGGCGAAGATTCTTTATCACATTTCCGAAAAAATTGGACCTCGTCCGATGGGTTCGCCGGAGGAACAACAAGCGTTACAATATGCAGTCGAAAAATTTCTTGAATACGGATGCGACACTGCGTACATAATGCCAATGACGCGCACGAGTTCTGAAAATACAACAAGCGGAATTGCTGTGGGAATTCAAAACGGTACTTCGGCTCGAAGTATTATTATCGGCGGACATTTGGATACTTCCGGTCCCGAAATTCCCGGAACGGACGACGACGGTTCTGGAACTGCTTGTGTGATGGAACTTTCGCGAGTATTCGGAAAAAGAACGATGAAATCTACGCTTATCTTTTGTTGCTTCGGCGGTGAAGAGCGTGGATTAGAGGGTTCAAAATATTTCGCCGACCATTTTGAAAACATTGACAACGTACAACTGATGTTGCAAATTGATATGGCAAACGGCTTGGATATTATTGACCTCGATGGCGATACATACGGAATAAGTGCGCCGGAATGGCTTGTGCGTGCAAGTTCTGATGTGTTCACTTCGCTTGGATTTTCAGGATTACGATATCCGACGCATTTCTTTGCATTTAATTATGCAATGCGAAGCGGTGCAGGTTCCGACCACGAATCTTTTTTGAGAAAAGGAATTCCTGCAATTGATTTTACAACTGATATTGATAACCCAATTCATACGCCGTTGGATAACTGGAAAAATTTTGATCAGCGCGGATTGTATCGCAGTGGACTTGTTGTGCAAAAACTTGTCGAACGATTTGATGCAGGAGTTCCTCAAGGGAAACCTACACAATATTGGCTCTATAAAATCTGGAACAGAGTTTTCTTCTTTTCTTTAGAAACACTCTGGCTTCTTCTTATACTGACATTTGTATTGACTCTTGTTGCCTATTTCGTCCTACGTACTCGTGAACAGAAAAGGATTGAACTTTCATCCGAATCATTGGTTGTGAAAAAATATCGCATTCCCAGTTTAAAACTTATTATAGTTGCATTATTGATTTCCGCTGTTGCGTGGTTA includes:
- a CDS encoding alpha/beta fold hydrolase → MIFIYVTFFLLFLLLVFSLAMVFVGTKILLQPERTHSLSFHQKGMPAFPTEVGLPFEHFTITTKDSLLLRGWYIASDTPPKGTILYLHGIGDNKALGLPLAKLLCENGYNVAMFDLRAHGESEGKYCTYGYYEKYDVQLVLDFLFSKKDFNVGKIGVFGLSMGAAIALQTAAIDQRISVVVAENSFASLRSIFDDYQKRIIKLPFHYLRNAIIARAESIALFEAKSVHPLASVKNISVPILYIVGKQDTKIHPHYSELLYENTNAPKEIFTVENAGHANVREVAGKKYDNTLLSFFERRLR